The Chitinophaga parva genome has a window encoding:
- a CDS encoding enoyl-CoA hydratase-related protein codes for MTPEHLIVHQQPAPHVAHVQLHRPKELNALNLELMGELRDVLRQLDADDQVRAIVISGDEKAFAAGADIKQMADKTAIDMYNIDQFSTWDTIRRIKKPLIAAVSGFALGGGCELTMLCDLIIASETARFGQPEIKLGIMPGAGGTQRLTRAVGKALAMEMVLTGRLLTAEEAFQAGLINKIVPVPLYLQEAVKMAATIASMSPLAVRMAKEAVLKSFDTTLDEGLQFERKNFYLLFATEDQKEGMQAFVEKRKPVFKGR; via the coding sequence ATGACACCGGAACATCTTATCGTACACCAGCAGCCGGCGCCCCACGTAGCGCACGTACAACTGCACCGGCCCAAGGAACTCAATGCCCTTAACCTGGAGCTGATGGGCGAGCTGCGGGACGTGCTCCGCCAGCTGGACGCTGATGACCAGGTGCGTGCTATCGTCATCAGCGGCGATGAAAAAGCATTCGCCGCAGGCGCAGATATTAAGCAGATGGCGGATAAAACGGCCATCGACATGTATAACATAGACCAGTTCAGCACGTGGGACACCATCCGCCGCATCAAAAAGCCCCTCATCGCCGCGGTGAGCGGCTTTGCACTGGGCGGCGGCTGTGAGCTCACCATGCTGTGCGACCTGATCATCGCCAGTGAAACGGCCCGCTTCGGGCAGCCGGAGATCAAGTTGGGCATCATGCCCGGCGCCGGCGGTACCCAGCGCCTTACCCGCGCGGTAGGCAAAGCCCTGGCCATGGAAATGGTGCTGACCGGCCGCCTGCTCACCGCGGAAGAAGCCTTCCAGGCTGGCCTTATCAATAAGATAGTACCCGTACCGCTCTATCTCCAGGAAGCCGTTAAGATGGCGGCCACCATTGCCTCCATGAGCCCCCTGGCGGTGCGCATGGCCAAAGAAGCGGTGCTCAAATCGTTTGATACCACCCTCGACGAAGGATTGCAGTTTGAAAGAAAGAACTTTTACCTGCTGTTTGCCACCGAAGATCAAAAGGAAGGAATGCAGGCCTTTGTTGAAAAAAGAAAACCTGTTTTTAAAGGGCGTTAA
- a CDS encoding DUF3667 domain-containing protein: MSKDLRHEKNCLNCGHEVPERFCTHCGQENTPAHEPFSHLLKHFVADVVHYDSKFHTSITYLLFRPGRLTKEYLAGKRVSYIHPIRLYIFVSFVFFFTAFAINKHEEVEEEKTTEHAILQTATDTLSHVLKGVQLDSEGGKPGTSAADYARRITHTTLDSTFASRSDSTGWEQFHSVAAYDSAQKTLPDSLRDGRGERWLYRRLIYLRHKYNNANYQEIFMEMIQHDGPKVMFLLLPLFALLMKAMYNWKRWFYADHAIFSIHVHSFWFILFLVVLILGRVFNTDAFNGWGWMLGFFYLMAAMRNTYSQGWGKSFIKASVISVAYCCSVLIVFLLFLLLAFAVIL, translated from the coding sequence TTGAGTAAAGACCTCCGGCATGAGAAAAACTGCCTGAACTGCGGCCATGAAGTGCCCGAGCGGTTCTGCACCCACTGTGGCCAGGAAAATACCCCCGCCCATGAACCTTTCAGCCACCTTTTAAAACACTTCGTGGCAGACGTGGTGCACTATGATTCCAAGTTTCACACGTCCATCACCTACCTGCTGTTCCGCCCCGGGCGCCTTACCAAAGAATACCTGGCCGGGAAAAGGGTCAGCTACATTCACCCCATCCGCCTTTACATCTTCGTTTCGTTCGTGTTCTTTTTCACGGCCTTTGCCATCAACAAGCACGAGGAAGTGGAAGAGGAAAAGACCACGGAGCACGCCATTTTGCAGACCGCTACAGATACGCTCTCCCATGTGCTGAAAGGGGTGCAACTGGATAGTGAAGGTGGAAAACCCGGTACCAGCGCGGCGGATTACGCCCGCCGCATCACCCATACCACGCTGGATAGCACCTTTGCCAGCCGCAGTGACAGCACCGGCTGGGAGCAATTTCACAGCGTGGCGGCCTATGACTCCGCCCAGAAAACCCTGCCAGACAGTCTCCGCGACGGCAGGGGAGAACGCTGGCTCTACCGCCGCCTCATCTACCTGCGCCATAAATACAATAACGCCAATTACCAGGAGATCTTCATGGAAATGATCCAGCATGACGGGCCCAAAGTGATGTTCCTGCTGCTGCCGCTCTTTGCCCTGCTCATGAAGGCCATGTACAACTGGAAGCGCTGGTTCTACGCAGACCATGCCATTTTCAGCATCCATGTACATAGTTTCTGGTTCATTCTTTTCCTGGTGGTGCTCATCCTGGGCCGGGTGTTCAATACGGATGCCTTTAACGGCTGGGGATGGATGCTGGGCTTCTTTTACCTGATGGCGGCCATGCGCAATACCTATAGCCAGGGCTGGGGCAAGAGCTTTATCAAGGCCAGCGTGATCTCCGTGGCCTATTGCTGTTCTGTGCTGATCGTGTTTTTATTGTTCCTGTTGCTGGCATTTGCAGTTATTCTGTAA
- a CDS encoding Tex family protein, with protein MNSKHIALISSELGISARQAENTMNLLAEGSTVPFISRYRKEVTGSLDEVQIGRIEDLKKRYEEIDERRNFIIKTIGEQGKLTPELESKLENTWVLAELEDIYLPYKPKRKTRATIAIEKGLEPLATTLFDQQDGDLEALAKPFLNEQVLTIDDALKGARDIIAEKINENAELRDKMRKLFTHTATFTSRVIEGKEAEAIKYKDYFDFNENLMEIPSHRVLAILRGEAEGFLYGTIAPQEEDAIEIINKQFVTAKNAAGEQVAKAGTDAYKRLLRPSLENEFRSNAKERADVEAIDVFAENLRQLLLAAPLGPKAVIAVDPGYRTGCKVVALDEQGNMQENDVIYPLEKNYKRDDAEHLLRKWVDRHDIAAIAVGNGTAGRETEEFIKKIDFGKKVNVFMVNESGASVYSASEVAREEFPDHDVTVRGAVSIGRRLIDPLAELVKIDPKAIGVGQYQHDVNQGQLKQSLDRVVVSCVNNVGVNLNTASKHLLAYVSGLGPSLAENIVKFRRENGAFRNRLELRKVPRLGEKAFEQCAGFLRIEGGDNPLDNSAVHPERYKLVEQMASKQHTTVADLMAKEDLRKNLNLKEYVSEEVGLLTLEDIMKELDKPSRDPRDEISIFEYAEGVKSMEDLKVGMTLPGVVTNITAFGAFVDVGVKQDGLVHISHLSNRYVSNPNDVVKLNQKVTVTVLEVDPARKRISLSMKENEPVAPAARREQRDNRPQQSNQKKAAKPGPVNDFQSKLDELRKKFN; from the coding sequence ATGAACAGCAAACACATTGCACTCATCTCATCTGAACTGGGCATCAGCGCCCGGCAGGCCGAAAATACCATGAACCTGCTGGCGGAAGGGTCTACCGTTCCCTTCATCAGCCGTTACCGCAAAGAGGTAACCGGCAGCCTGGATGAGGTGCAGATAGGCCGTATCGAAGACCTCAAAAAACGCTACGAAGAAATTGACGAGCGCCGCAACTTTATCATCAAGACCATTGGCGAGCAGGGTAAACTGACCCCGGAACTGGAATCCAAGTTGGAAAACACCTGGGTACTGGCCGAACTGGAAGATATTTACCTGCCGTACAAGCCCAAGCGCAAAACCCGCGCCACTATTGCCATTGAAAAGGGACTGGAGCCGCTGGCCACTACCCTCTTTGACCAGCAGGATGGCGACCTGGAAGCGCTGGCCAAGCCTTTCCTGAATGAACAGGTGCTCACCATTGACGATGCCCTGAAGGGCGCCCGCGATATTATTGCGGAAAAGATCAACGAAAACGCGGAGCTGCGCGATAAAATGCGGAAGCTCTTCACCCATACCGCCACCTTTACCTCGAGGGTAATTGAAGGCAAAGAAGCGGAAGCCATCAAGTACAAAGATTATTTTGACTTCAACGAAAACCTGATGGAGATCCCCTCCCACCGCGTGCTGGCCATCCTGCGCGGAGAGGCGGAAGGCTTCCTGTACGGCACCATTGCACCGCAGGAAGAAGACGCGATCGAGATCATCAACAAACAGTTTGTAACCGCGAAGAATGCCGCAGGCGAGCAGGTGGCCAAAGCCGGTACGGATGCTTACAAACGCCTGCTGCGCCCCTCCTTGGAAAACGAGTTCCGCTCCAATGCCAAGGAAAGAGCCGATGTGGAAGCGATCGACGTATTTGCAGAAAACCTGCGCCAGTTGTTGCTGGCTGCGCCCCTGGGCCCCAAAGCCGTAATAGCCGTGGATCCCGGCTACCGTACCGGTTGTAAGGTAGTGGCGCTGGATGAGCAGGGCAATATGCAGGAAAATGACGTGATCTACCCCCTGGAAAAGAACTACAAGCGCGATGATGCAGAGCACCTGCTGCGCAAGTGGGTAGACCGCCACGACATTGCCGCCATCGCGGTGGGCAATGGTACCGCGGGCCGCGAAACAGAAGAATTTATCAAGAAAATAGATTTTGGTAAGAAGGTGAACGTATTCATGGTGAATGAAAGCGGCGCCTCCGTGTACTCCGCATCGGAAGTGGCCCGCGAGGAATTCCCGGACCACGACGTGACCGTGCGCGGGGCCGTATCCATTGGCCGCCGCCTCATTGACCCGCTGGCCGAGCTGGTAAAAATTGACCCCAAAGCCATTGGCGTGGGCCAGTACCAGCACGATGTAAACCAGGGACAACTGAAACAAAGCCTGGACCGCGTGGTAGTAAGTTGTGTGAACAATGTGGGCGTGAACCTGAACACGGCCTCAAAACACCTGCTGGCGTATGTTTCCGGCCTGGGGCCTTCATTGGCAGAAAACATTGTGAAGTTCCGCAGGGAGAACGGCGCCTTCCGCAACCGCCTGGAGCTGAGGAAAGTGCCCCGCCTGGGTGAAAAGGCATTTGAGCAGTGCGCGGGCTTCCTCCGCATTGAAGGCGGAGACAACCCGCTGGACAATTCTGCTGTGCACCCCGAGCGTTACAAACTGGTAGAACAAATGGCCAGCAAGCAGCACACCACCGTGGCCGACCTGATGGCCAAGGAAGACCTGCGCAAAAACCTGAACCTGAAAGAATACGTCAGCGAAGAAGTGGGCCTGCTCACACTGGAAGATATCATGAAAGAGCTGGATAAACCCAGCCGTGACCCGCGCGATGAGATCTCCATCTTTGAATATGCCGAAGGCGTAAAATCCATGGAAGACCTGAAAGTGGGTATGACACTGCCTGGTGTGGTGACCAACATCACGGCCTTTGGTGCCTTCGTGGACGTGGGCGTAAAACAGGATGGCCTGGTGCATATTTCCCACCTTTCCAACCGCTATGTGAGCAACCCGAATGACGTGGTAAAACTGAACCAAAAGGTAACGGTAACGGTGCTGGAAGTGGACCCGGCCCGCAAACGCATTTCCCTTTCCATGAAAGAAAATGAGCCCGTAGCACCGGCCGCCCGCCGCGAGCAGCGCGACAACCGCCCGCAGCAAAGCAACCAGAAGAAAGCTGCGAAACCCGGACCGGTCAATGATTTCCAGTCCAAGCTGGATGAACTGCGAAAGAAATTCAACTAA